One genomic segment of Mastomys coucha isolate ucsf_1 unplaced genomic scaffold, UCSF_Mcou_1 pScaffold22, whole genome shotgun sequence includes these proteins:
- the Znf605 gene encoding LOW QUALITY PROTEIN: zinc finger protein 605 (The sequence of the model RefSeq protein was modified relative to this genomic sequence to represent the inferred CDS: inserted 1 base in 1 codon; substituted 4 bases at 4 genomic stop codons): MCSNWAQILCFXFIGHQNIKPDVAFELDQQESWIMDEESLSQNFLEIWLHSYSELWPQDKEDKLKRMERCNGDNVLKEICQSSMNXYLEMRFHICGTCEESLKNPLIFFYSKKXLXKKKNKVSKKLLFYLKFDRPNSKRKSHDCNKYRKSNSNESQLITNQMTHSGIFLCMECGRIFNRKPQLIVHQRNHAREEPYQCNGCGETFAQKSLLAVHQKPHSVEEPDGCDEREKAFNGKFLVIQQQRTHPGQKPCTRAEAYSRKPQQNRQEMVPTINKPHRCSDCGKAFSQKSKLIIHRRTHTGEKPYKCSECRKAFFRNSQLITHGRSHRGKKTYVCGECKKAFRRNSLLIRHQRIHTGKKPHGSRECGGVFSRKPQLAKHCMTQTGEKKYEGYDCEEVFFKKSQLMRHQKSHLGEKLHRCAEWGKTFPGRSSLLTHQRTHTGEKPYKCNLCGRAFSQRSSVISHQRTHTGEKPFKCGDSGKAFTEKSSLLHHKRTHTGEKPFECSDCGKAFAWKPQLLRHQRIHTGEKPFECSECGKAFVQKVQLIKHQRHHTGEKTXKCSGCEKAFFEKTQLMIHQKIHTGERPYTCGECGRSFTRKSHLMRHEPIHTRDKCYRCSQCGSIFNKKSHLIRHQKDHIGKAI, translated from the exons ATGTGTAG CAATTGGGCTCAAATTCTCTGCTTCTAATTTATAGGTCATCAAAACATCAAACCTGATGTAGCTTTCGAGCTAGACCAGCAAGAGTCATGGATAATGGATGAAGAAAGTCTAAGTCAAAACTTTTTAG aaatttGGCTACACAGTTATTCTGAACTATGGCCTCAAGATAAAGAAGACAAGCTTAAAAGAATGGAGAGATGCAATGGAGATAATGTTTTGAAGGAAATATGTCAATCAAGTATGA TCTATTTAGAAATGAGATTCCATATTTGTGGTACATGTGAAGAAAGCCTAAaaaatcctttaatttttttttattccaaaaagtaactgtgaaagaaaaaaaataaagtcagtaagaaattattattttatctaaaatttGACAGAcccaacagtaaaagaaaatccCATGATTGTAATAAGTATAGAAAATCAAACAGTAATGAGTCACAGCTCATTACAAATCAAATGACGCATTCAGGAATCTTTTTATGTATGGAGTGTGGTAGAATTTTTAACAGGAAACCACAGCTTATTGTACACCAGCGAAATCATGCCAGAGAGGAGCCCTATCAGTGCAATGGATGTGGGGAAACTTTTGCACAAAAGTCCCTGCTTGCTGTTCACCAAAAACCTCACTCAGTAGAAGAACCAGATGGTTGTGATGAACGTGAGAAGGCTTTCAATGGGAAATTCTTGGTCATTCAGCAGCAGAGAACTCATCCTGGACAGAAGCCCTGTACACGTGCAGAAGCCTACAGCAGGAAACCACAGCAAAACAGGCAGGAGATGGTTCCCACAATAAATAAGCCTCATCGTTGCAGTGATTGTGGGAAGGCTTTCTCTCAGAAATCGAAACTTATCATTCATCGAAGAACACATACAGGAGAAAAACCCTATAAATGTAGTGAGTGTAGAAAAGCTTTCTTTCGGAATTCACAACTTATTACTCATGGGAGGTCACATAGAGGGAAAAAAACTTACGTGTGTGGTGAATGTAAAAAAGCCTTCAGGAGGAACTCACTTCTTATTAGGCATCAAAGGATTCACACAGGAAAGAAACCACATGGAAGCAGGGAATGTGGTGGGGTCTTCAGCAGAAAGCCACAACTTGCTAAACATTGCATGACCcagacaggagagaagaaataTGAGGGTTATGACTGTGAAGAAGTCTTTTTCAAGAAGTCACAGTTAATGAGACATCAAAAAAGTCACTTAG GCGAGAAGCTGCATAGGTGTGCTGAGTGGGGAAAAACTTTCCCTGGAAGGTCATCGCTCCTGACACATCAGAGGACTCACACTGgggagaaaccttacaaatgcaaTCTGTGTGGAAGGGCCTTCTCCCAGAGGTCAAGTGTAATATCACACCAGAGAACACACACGGGTGAGAAACCCTTCAAATGCGGTGACAGTGGGAAAGCTTTCACTGAGAAGTCAAGCCTCCTTCATCACAAGAGAACCCACACTGGGGAAAAGCCCTTTGAATGCAGTGACTGTGGGAAAGCCTTTGCATGGAAGCCACAGCTCCTTCGGCACCAGAGAATTCACACGGGGGAGAAACCCTTTGAATGCAGTGAGTGTGGGAAGGCGTTTGTTCAAAAGGTGCAACTCATTAAGCATCAGAGACATCATACAGGAGAGAAGACCTAGAAATGCAGTGGTTGTGAAAAAGCTTTTTTTGAGAAGACACAGCTTATGATCCATCAGAAAATCCATACGGGAGAGAGGCCTTATACTTGTGGTGAATGTGGGAGATCTTTCACTAGAAAATCACATCTAATGAGGCATGAGCCAATTCATACAAGAGATAAGTGCTATAGGTGCAGTCAGTGTGGTAGTATCTTCAACAAGAAGTCACACCTTATCAGACATCAAAAGGATCATATAGGAAAGGCCATATAA